A genomic segment from Dermatobacter hominis encodes:
- a CDS encoding pyridoxamine 5'-phosphate oxidase family protein has translation MAGPTLATAADGYNGGMPDVQRPAMSDYGVPVDLAGALPFEWARERLAANRNYWVVTVDPAGRPHSTPVWGLWHTDDTFWFSCAASALKARNLRANPHAVVTTHDTVEFVSVEGVAAELAPPPDVARAWAEKYDESGDPAKVAESIEFFVGHAAFRVSPRKALGMIEREEEFAEKATRWVW, from the coding sequence GTGGCAGGGCCCACGCTCGCCACGGCCGCAGACGGCTATAACGGCGGCATGCCCGACGTTCAGCGCCCGGCGATGTCCGACTACGGCGTGCCCGTCGACCTGGCCGGTGCGCTCCCGTTCGAGTGGGCCCGCGAGCGGCTGGCGGCCAACCGCAACTACTGGGTCGTCACGGTCGACCCGGCGGGTCGCCCGCACTCCACGCCGGTGTGGGGCTTGTGGCACACCGACGACACGTTCTGGTTCTCGTGTGCCGCGAGCGCTCTCAAAGCGCGCAACCTCCGCGCCAACCCGCATGCGGTGGTCACCACCCACGACACCGTTGAGTTCGTCTCCGTCGAGGGCGTGGCTGCCGAACTGGCCCCGCCGCCCGACGTCGCCCGGGCGTGGGCCGAGAAGTACGACGAGAGCGGCGACCCGGCGAAGGTGGCCGAGTCGATCGAGTTCTTCGTCGGGCACGCGGCTTTCAGGGTCAGCCCGCGCAAGGCGCTCGGCATGATCGAGCGCGAGGAAGAGTTCGCCGAGAAGGCCACCCGCTGGGTCTGGTGA
- a CDS encoding RCC1 domain-containing protein, protein MAVVVVVAGCSPPASAPPPEPDVDPPRLILPSGMWLTTADPSGRTVIYDAHAVDTDGSPVRMRCTPESGDWFPVGTSTVDCAAIDPAANTTEGQFEVRVSLDSSRSVGVSSAGDHACAVRDGGVWCWGEQLSRTSPLQTFVPRAVPGPSDATDVAVGGSHACELTSRATVRCWGYNGDGALGTGGADSSVPVDVAGLAGVTSIAAGEVHSCAAIADGTVRCWGSNFSGQLGTGSTTNASRPTPVPGITDAVAIAAGGRATCVVHAGGGVSCWGSGGTYQLGPDNATRVLSPRLIPGISDARALAVGAGGQTCAVTARTTLSCWGSNQHGRLGDGTTQSRAAPVDVPGISGAVAAAAGRDQTCVVLAEGGARCWGSNSRGQLGNRTDVSSTIPVTVTGVGDADSIASGTMSACVHRVDGGVSCWGDNSVGQIGIGDTGEEPRPVPVPGIAAVTAVAIGNDHTCARVDGGGVRCWGKNNSGQVGNGTLYATPESQRPGVVAGLSDATDVSAGTWHTCSTRENGIVSCWGYNGAGQLGIGVDSTSSRSAVPVAVLGISDAVAVDAGGDTTCTLRIGGVVSCWGRGTSGQLGDGLRRSSTTPVQVRNLSGITQVAVAGGFVCALAGDRSVWCWGDNSAGQLGDNTTTQRITPVQVTNIGDAVQIAASDGHACVRHADGTVSCWGDNFREQLGTGTKVDSHVPVKVAGLDGVVYVSTGSDTTCAVLDDGTLRCWGTNFMGQLVPGQADVHSGVPIEVPGITDGRSIAEDWAHRCVITGSGGIQCWGGNWDGQLGLGTGTSIMQATAVVGWD, encoded by the coding sequence GTGGCCGTTGTGGTGGTCGTGGCCGGGTGCTCGCCGCCGGCCAGCGCTCCTCCGCCCGAGCCTGACGTCGACCCGCCGAGGCTGATCCTGCCGAGCGGCATGTGGCTGACGACGGCCGATCCGTCGGGCCGCACCGTCATCTACGACGCCCACGCTGTCGACACGGATGGCAGCCCGGTACGGATGAGATGCACCCCGGAGTCGGGAGACTGGTTCCCGGTGGGCACCTCCACTGTGGACTGCGCAGCGATCGATCCTGCAGCGAACACAACAGAGGGCCAGTTCGAGGTGCGGGTTTCGTTGGATAGCTCGCGCTCCGTGGGCGTGTCGAGCGCCGGCGACCACGCGTGCGCAGTGCGGGACGGAGGCGTCTGGTGCTGGGGAGAGCAGCTCTCGCGCACTTCACCGCTGCAGACCTTCGTGCCTCGCGCTGTGCCGGGCCCCTCCGATGCGACCGACGTTGCAGTTGGCGGGTCACACGCCTGTGAGCTGACCTCGCGCGCCACCGTGCGGTGCTGGGGCTACAACGGCGACGGTGCGCTCGGGACCGGAGGCGCCGACTCGAGCGTGCCGGTCGACGTCGCCGGGCTCGCGGGCGTGACGTCGATCGCAGCAGGCGAGGTCCACTCCTGCGCAGCGATCGCAGACGGGACCGTGCGGTGCTGGGGATCGAACTTCAGCGGTCAGCTCGGCACGGGCAGCACTACGAACGCGAGCCGCCCCACCCCGGTCCCCGGCATCACCGACGCCGTGGCAATCGCCGCCGGCGGACGGGCCACGTGTGTCGTCCACGCTGGCGGCGGAGTGTCCTGCTGGGGATCCGGCGGCACCTACCAGCTGGGACCTGACAACGCGACCCGCGTCCTGTCTCCGCGCCTGATCCCCGGCATCAGCGATGCCCGAGCTTTGGCCGTTGGTGCCGGCGGCCAGACGTGCGCCGTCACGGCACGCACCACCTTGTCGTGCTGGGGGAGCAACCAGCACGGCCGCCTCGGTGACGGAACCACGCAGTCCCGAGCCGCACCCGTCGACGTGCCCGGAATCAGCGGCGCCGTCGCTGCGGCCGCCGGGCGCGACCAGACCTGCGTGGTGCTCGCTGAGGGCGGCGCTCGGTGCTGGGGCAGCAACTCCCGCGGCCAGCTCGGGAACCGCACCGACGTGTCCTCGACGATCCCGGTCACCGTGACGGGCGTCGGCGACGCCGACTCGATCGCGAGCGGGACGATGTCCGCCTGCGTCCACCGCGTCGACGGCGGCGTGAGCTGCTGGGGCGACAACTCGGTCGGGCAGATCGGGATCGGCGACACGGGTGAGGAGCCCCGACCAGTGCCGGTACCGGGTATCGCCGCGGTCACGGCCGTGGCCATCGGCAACGACCACACGTGCGCTCGCGTCGACGGCGGCGGTGTCCGCTGCTGGGGGAAGAACAACTCAGGTCAGGTCGGCAACGGCACCTTGTACGCCACGCCCGAGAGCCAGCGGCCGGGCGTCGTCGCGGGCCTGTCCGACGCCACCGACGTGTCGGCCGGAACGTGGCACACATGCTCGACCCGTGAGAACGGCATCGTGTCCTGCTGGGGCTACAACGGCGCTGGTCAGCTCGGCATTGGTGTCGACAGCACGAGCTCGCGTTCGGCGGTGCCCGTGGCGGTGCTCGGGATCTCCGACGCTGTCGCGGTCGATGCGGGCGGCGACACGACGTGCACTCTGCGTATCGGAGGCGTCGTCTCCTGCTGGGGCAGGGGCACCTCCGGCCAACTCGGCGACGGGCTGCGGCGCTCGAGCACGACGCCGGTCCAGGTGCGCAACCTGTCCGGGATCACCCAGGTGGCGGTCGCCGGGGGTTTCGTGTGCGCCTTGGCCGGTGACCGGTCCGTATGGTGCTGGGGCGACAACTCCGCCGGCCAGCTGGGCGACAACACGACGACGCAGCGGATCACACCGGTGCAGGTGACGAACATCGGCGATGCGGTGCAGATTGCCGCCTCGGACGGCCACGCATGCGTCCGACACGCAGACGGCACGGTGTCGTGCTGGGGTGACAACTTCCGCGAGCAGCTCGGGACCGGCACGAAGGTCGACTCCCACGTTCCCGTGAAAGTGGCCGGACTGGACGGGGTCGTCTACGTCAGCACCGGGTCTGACACGACCTGCGCGGTGCTGGACGACGGAACCCTGCGGTGTTGGGGGACGAACTTCATGGGTCAGCTCGTCCCCGGCCAGGCTGACGTCCACTCTGGAGTGCCGATTGAGGTGCCGGGCATCACCGACGGCCGCTCGATTGCGGAGGACTGGGCGCACCGCTGCGTGATCACTGGCTCGGGCGGCATCCAGTGCTGGGGTGGGAACTGGGACGGCCAGCTCGGACTCGGCACCGGCACGTCGATCATGCAGGCGACTGCGGTGGTCGGCTGGGACTGA